One genomic window of Streptomyces sp. NBC_01498 includes the following:
- a CDS encoding FAD-dependent oxidoreductase: MTVRDATHDTVHAGPVRAEPRRGRDRRARVIRAAPGRARFGGGEVPDVAVVGGGIAGLAAATALAERGAAVTLFEREQGLGGRLTGWPVTLADGSAATMSRGFHAFFRQYYNLRELLRRADPGLGALVGLPDYPLRHGGSDLYDSFARVPRTPPWSALGFVARSPTFGWRDLARMDPRAALPLLDVRVPGVYEELDRVSAEDFLAAIRFPEAARHLAFEVFSRSFFCDPAELSAAELVLMFHIYFLGSSEGLLFDVPDEPFPAALWEPLGRYLTRHGAALRTGTAVDEVAPAPGGGVTVTAGGRPRRYDAAVLALDGGGLRHVVADSPRLCDERWRARIGRLRDAPPFLVSRLWLDRPVSAERPGFLGTSGYGGLDNVSVLERWEGEAARWAAKNGGSVVELHAYAVAPGTDRDHRQRLLVEQLHRVYPETRDAGIVDARHEWRSDCPLFPVGGYGDRPTVRTPDPAVVVAGDLIRTDLPVALMERAATTGFLAANTLLERWGVRGQTLWTVPDRGRSAALRALARLARH, from the coding sequence ATGACCGTTCGGGACGCCACGCACGACACCGTGCACGCCGGCCCGGTGCGAGCCGAGCCGCGCCGGGGCCGGGACCGGCGGGCCCGGGTGATCCGGGCGGCGCCGGGACGCGCCCGGTTCGGCGGCGGTGAGGTGCCGGACGTCGCGGTCGTCGGAGGCGGCATCGCGGGGCTCGCCGCCGCGACGGCACTGGCGGAGCGCGGGGCGGCGGTGACGCTGTTCGAGCGCGAGCAGGGTCTGGGCGGGCGGCTGACCGGCTGGCCGGTCACCCTGGCCGACGGCTCGGCGGCCACGATGAGCCGGGGCTTCCACGCCTTCTTCCGGCAGTACTACAACCTGCGGGAATTGCTCCGGCGGGCCGATCCCGGCCTCGGGGCGCTCGTCGGGCTCCCCGACTACCCGCTGCGCCACGGCGGTTCGGACCTGTACGACAGTTTCGCGCGGGTCCCGCGGACCCCGCCGTGGAGCGCCCTGGGATTCGTCGCGCGCAGCCCCACCTTCGGCTGGCGGGACCTGGCGCGGATGGACCCGCGGGCGGCGCTGCCGCTGCTCGACGTGCGGGTGCCCGGGGTGTACGAGGAACTGGACCGCGTCAGTGCCGAGGACTTCCTGGCCGCGATCCGCTTCCCGGAGGCGGCCCGGCATCTGGCGTTCGAGGTGTTCTCCCGCAGCTTCTTCTGCGATCCGGCCGAACTCTCCGCCGCCGAACTGGTGTTGATGTTCCACATCTACTTCCTGGGATCGAGCGAGGGCCTGCTCTTCGACGTACCGGACGAGCCCTTTCCCGCCGCGCTGTGGGAGCCCCTGGGCCGGTATCTCACCCGGCACGGGGCCGCACTGCGGACGGGTACGGCGGTGGACGAGGTGGCGCCCGCGCCCGGTGGCGGGGTGACCGTGACGGCGGGCGGGCGGCCCCGGCGCTACGACGCGGCCGTCCTCGCCCTGGACGGCGGCGGGCTGCGTCATGTGGTCGCCGATTCACCCCGGTTGTGCGACGAGCGGTGGCGGGCGCGGATCGGTCGGCTGCGCGACGCGCCGCCGTTCCTGGTGTCGCGGCTGTGGCTGGACCGGCCGGTCTCCGCCGAACGGCCGGGCTTCCTCGGGACGAGCGGTTACGGCGGGCTGGACAATGTGAGCGTGCTGGAGCGCTGGGAGGGCGAGGCGGCGCGGTGGGCGGCGAAGAACGGCGGCTCGGTGGTGGAGCTGCACGCGTACGCCGTCGCCCCCGGCACCGACCGGGACCACCGGCAGCGGCTGCTGGTGGAGCAGTTGCACCGGGTGTATCCGGAGACCCGGGACGCGGGGATCGTGGACGCGCGGCACGAGTGGCGGTCGGACTGTCCGCTGTTCCCGGTGGGCGGTTACGGCGACCGTCCCACCGTCCGTACGCCGGACCCGGCCGTGGTGGTGGCGGGTGACCTGATCCGGACGGACCTGCCGGTGGCACTGATGGAGCGGGCGGCGACCACGGGGTTCCTGGCCGCGAACACATTGCTGGAGCGCTGGGGCGTACGGGGCCAGACGCTGTGGACCGTGCCCGACCGTGGACGGTCGGCGGCACTGCGCGCACTGGCGCGACTGGCCCGGCACTGA
- a CDS encoding DUF899 family protein, protein MTTTPGPATDDLPGKPPVVDPATWQAARDELLVREKAHTHEGDAIAAARRRLPMTEIDGTVEVVGPDGPVPFLDLFQGRDELVVYQHMWWDGAPHQGQCEGCTTAAWHLKDAVYLHARGVSFAVLTPGRWEEVASFVAFMGYTQPWYSVRDTPAPVGGEMGHLTSFLRDGDRVFLTYSTTGRGNEVVNASIGLLDMTPYGRGEAWEDKPEGWPEGHAACWSWRSDADGNATWGPASRPVPQWSRPGATPVETLGRQGHHH, encoded by the coding sequence ATGACGACCACCCCCGGCCCCGCGACCGACGACCTGCCCGGAAAGCCGCCCGTCGTCGACCCGGCCACCTGGCAGGCGGCCCGCGACGAGCTGCTGGTCCGCGAGAAGGCCCACACCCACGAGGGCGACGCGATCGCCGCGGCCCGCCGCCGGCTGCCGATGACCGAGATCGACGGCACCGTCGAGGTCGTCGGCCCCGACGGCCCGGTCCCCTTCCTGGACCTGTTCCAGGGACGCGACGAACTCGTCGTCTACCAGCACATGTGGTGGGACGGGGCGCCGCACCAGGGGCAGTGCGAGGGCTGTACGACCGCCGCCTGGCATCTGAAGGACGCCGTCTACCTCCACGCGCGCGGCGTGTCGTTCGCCGTCCTGACCCCGGGCCGGTGGGAGGAGGTGGCGTCCTTCGTCGCGTTCATGGGCTACACCCAGCCCTGGTACTCGGTGCGCGACACGCCCGCCCCGGTCGGCGGCGAGATGGGTCACCTCACCTCCTTCCTGCGCGACGGCGACCGGGTGTTCCTCACCTACTCCACGACGGGCCGCGGCAACGAGGTGGTCAACGCGTCCATCGGCCTGCTCGACATGACGCCCTACGGCCGCGGCGAGGCATGGGAGGACAAGCCCGAGGGCTGGCCCGAGGGTCACGCCGCCTGCTGGTCCTGGCGCTCGGACGCCGACGGGAACGCCACCTGGGGGCCGGCCAGCCGTCCGGTGCCGCAGTGGTCGCGCCCCGGCGCGACCCCCGTGGAGACGCTGGGGCGGCAGGGACACCACCACTGA
- a CDS encoding phytoene/squalene synthase family protein: MTDRELAAAGIRDPYLRAAYTHCRRLNARHGKTYFLATRLLPVERRPAVHALYGFARWADDIVDDLGSGATPAERASRLGALQERLAAGLRSGRSPEPVVGALAHTAAVYGIDHRLFTDFMASMRSDLTVTDYATYDDLDRYMHGSAAVIGLQMLPVLGTVVPRGTAAPHAAALGVAFQLTNFVRDVGEDLDRGRIYLPADLLAAHGVDRDLLEWSRAGGFRDRRITLALRDAVALTRGVYRLAAPGLGMLDPVARPCIRTAFVLYGGILDAVADDGYAVLHRRAAVPRRRRAAVAVDGLVRLAAARRRAAGHARGTVTGPGRPAGGVQRTRERAESVPEGVA, from the coding sequence ATGACCGACCGCGAACTCGCCGCCGCGGGCATCCGGGACCCCTACCTGCGCGCCGCCTACACCCACTGCCGCAGGCTCAACGCCCGCCACGGCAAGACCTACTTCCTCGCGACCCGCCTCCTGCCGGTCGAACGGCGTCCCGCCGTCCACGCCCTCTACGGCTTCGCCCGCTGGGCCGACGACATCGTCGACGACCTCGGATCGGGCGCGACACCCGCCGAACGCGCGAGTCGACTGGGCGCGCTCCAGGAGCGGTTGGCGGCCGGACTGCGCTCCGGGCGCAGCCCCGAACCGGTGGTCGGGGCGCTCGCCCACACAGCGGCGGTGTACGGCATCGACCACCGTCTCTTCACCGACTTCATGGCCTCCATGCGCAGCGACCTGACGGTCACGGACTACGCCACCTACGACGACCTGGACCGCTACATGCACGGCTCGGCCGCCGTGATCGGCCTCCAGATGCTGCCGGTGCTCGGCACCGTCGTCCCGCGCGGGACGGCCGCCCCGCACGCCGCCGCGCTCGGAGTCGCCTTCCAGCTGACCAACTTCGTCAGGGACGTCGGCGAGGATCTCGACCGGGGCCGGATCTATCTGCCCGCCGATCTGCTCGCCGCCCACGGCGTCGACCGCGACCTGCTGGAGTGGAGCCGGGCCGGAGGCTTCCGGGACCGGCGGATCACGCTCGCGCTGCGGGACGCCGTCGCCCTGACCCGGGGCGTCTACCGCCTGGCGGCGCCGGGCCTCGGCATGCTCGACCCCGTTGCCCGGCCCTGTATCCGCACGGCGTTCGTGCTGTACGGCGGGATTCTGGACGCCGTCGCCGACGACGGGTACGCGGTCCTGCACCGCCGCGCCGCCGTGCCGCGCCGACGGCGTGCCGCCGTGGCCGTCGACGGGCTGGTACGGCTGGCGGCGGCCCGGCGCAGGGCGGCCGGTCACGCGCGGGGCACCGTGACCGGGCCCGGCCGACCCGCCGGAGGCGTACAACGGACGCGGGAGCGGGCCGAGTCCGTGCCCGAGGGGGTGGCATGA
- a CDS encoding DUF5914 domain-containing protein, with amino-acid sequence MRAHDDGPADGSADGPAGERGGSLERGEPGESGGRRGRFPLRLRRGPVNWAEQEPSWREARPALIAGALKRALARPSGNWYVIGAARDVRPGRPLGRTVAGTELVVWRDGSGKLVAGPGACPHLGAPLKDGRVCHGTLICHWHGLALDGGPFAGWEPYPAYDDGVLAWVRLDRAGGEPPLDRPVLPPRPSAPAVDAVYTGFGVCEPEDVVANRLDPWHGAWLHPYSFVDLTVLATPEPDTHDSDADDGFAVDVSFKVAGRAVVPVRAVFTAPGPRTVVMRVTEGEGRGSVVETHATPLGTDDRGRPRTAVVEAVVAASDRPGFRAARAAAPVLRPLMRAVAGRLWRDDLAYAERRRQLRATGRFPG; translated from the coding sequence ATGAGGGCCCACGACGACGGCCCGGCGGACGGCTCGGCGGACGGCCCGGCCGGTGAGCGCGGTGGGTCCCTTGAGCGCGGCGAGCCCGGGGAGTCCGGTGGGCGGCGCGGGCGGTTTCCGCTGCGACTGCGTCGCGGCCCCGTCAACTGGGCCGAGCAGGAGCCGAGTTGGCGCGAGGCGCGGCCCGCGCTGATCGCCGGGGCGCTGAAGCGGGCGCTGGCCCGGCCCTCGGGCAACTGGTACGTGATCGGCGCCGCCCGCGACGTACGCCCCGGCCGTCCCCTCGGCCGTACCGTCGCGGGCACCGAACTGGTCGTGTGGCGCGACGGATCGGGCAAGCTGGTGGCGGGCCCGGGAGCGTGTCCTCATCTGGGCGCGCCCCTCAAGGACGGCCGGGTGTGCCACGGCACCCTGATCTGCCACTGGCACGGACTGGCCCTGGACGGTGGGCCGTTCGCGGGCTGGGAGCCCTACCCGGCCTACGACGACGGGGTGTTGGCCTGGGTGCGGCTCGACCGGGCGGGCGGGGAACCGCCGTTGGACCGGCCCGTCCTGCCGCCCCGCCCCTCGGCACCGGCTGTCGACGCCGTCTACACCGGCTTCGGGGTGTGCGAGCCCGAGGACGTGGTGGCCAACCGGCTCGACCCCTGGCACGGTGCCTGGCTCCACCCGTACTCCTTCGTGGATCTCACCGTCCTCGCCACCCCGGAGCCGGACACCCACGACTCCGACGCGGACGACGGCTTCGCCGTGGACGTCTCCTTCAAGGTCGCCGGGCGGGCCGTGGTCCCCGTACGGGCGGTGTTCACGGCACCCGGCCCACGCACCGTCGTCATGCGCGTCACGGAGGGCGAGGGCCGGGGCTCGGTCGTGGAGACCCATGCCACCCCGCTCGGCACCGACGACCGGGGCCGGCCGCGTACCGCCGTCGTGGAGGCGGTCGTCGCGGCCTCCGACCGGCCGGGCTTCAGGGCCGCCCGCGCCGCCGCACCCGTCCTGCGCCCGCTGATGCGCGCGGTGGCCGGCCGCCTGTGGCGCGACGACCTCGCGTACGCGGAACGCCGTCGGCAGCTGCGGGCGACGGGGCGCTTCCCCGGGTAG
- a CDS encoding polyprenyl synthetase family protein — translation MRRTGAGTRPSEGQRGTSRPDGPPTDGVTRETVDHDVAAAVERELAHVLADRVRDAAETDAVFARDVAQRVADFTLRGGRRIRSQFLWWGLRACGGDGIATGPVLRVAAGLELIQTCALVHDDVMDGSPLRRGRPAVHTDFATHTGTAARHDTLPGPGARPGGAVPFGTAAAVLVGDLALAWADDTLGDADLAPGPRLRVHEVWRAMRTEMVAGQYLDLHNQATGSRSAVRAIRAACLKTALYTVERPLALGAALAGADETTSGGLRAAGRCAGIAFQLRDDLLGVFGDPAATGKPSGDDIREGKLTYLVAVARARAEAHGDTASRTLLDGALGDRSLSEGDMDLIRTVLVDTGAKDHVDAKIERLAAHSARRLAAVPLDPAARHRLGALFHAVTGATGPAPPAAGPDPRAALLAASPGGGR, via the coding sequence ATGCGCCGCACCGGGGCCGGGACACGACCCTCCGAAGGACAGCGCGGCACCTCACGGCCGGACGGCCCGCCCACGGACGGCGTCACCCGGGAGACCGTCGACCACGACGTGGCGGCGGCCGTCGAACGCGAACTGGCCCACGTCCTGGCCGACCGGGTCCGGGACGCGGCCGAGACCGACGCCGTCTTCGCACGCGACGTCGCCCAGCGGGTCGCGGACTTCACCCTGCGCGGCGGGCGGCGTATCCGCTCGCAGTTCCTGTGGTGGGGCCTGCGCGCCTGCGGCGGCGACGGCATCGCGACCGGACCCGTCCTGCGGGTCGCCGCCGGTCTCGAACTGATCCAGACCTGCGCCCTCGTGCACGACGACGTGATGGACGGCTCCCCGCTGCGGCGCGGTCGTCCCGCCGTCCACACCGACTTCGCCACGCACACCGGCACCGCCGCGCGCCACGACACCCTGCCGGGGCCCGGCGCCCGGCCCGGCGGAGCCGTCCCCTTCGGCACGGCAGCCGCCGTCCTCGTCGGGGACCTCGCCCTGGCCTGGGCGGACGACACGCTCGGCGACGCGGACCTCGCCCCCGGACCACGCCTGCGGGTCCACGAGGTGTGGCGGGCGATGCGCACGGAGATGGTCGCCGGCCAGTACCTCGACCTGCACAACCAGGCCACCGGCTCCCGCTCGGCGGTCCGGGCGATACGCGCCGCGTGCCTCAAGACCGCCCTCTACACCGTCGAACGGCCGCTCGCCCTCGGCGCCGCGCTGGCCGGCGCGGACGAGACCACCTCCGGCGGCCTGCGGGCCGCGGGCCGCTGCGCCGGGATCGCCTTCCAGCTCCGCGACGACCTCCTCGGCGTCTTCGGCGACCCGGCGGCCACCGGCAAACCCAGCGGCGACGACATCCGCGAGGGCAAACTCACCTACCTCGTCGCCGTCGCACGCGCACGCGCCGAGGCCCACGGCGACACCGCGTCCCGCACGCTCCTCGACGGCGCGCTCGGCGACCGGAGCCTCTCCGAGGGCGACATGGACCTGATCAGAACCGTACTCGTCGACACCGGCGCGAAGGACCACGTGGACGCCAAGATCGAACGCCTCGCCGCGCACAGCGCCCGCCGGCTGGCGGCCGTCCCCCTCGATCCCGCCGCGCGCCACCGGCTCGGCGCCCTCTTCCACGCCGTCACGGGTGCCACCGGCCCCGCGCCCCCGGCAGCAGGACCGGATCCGCGTGCGGCGCTCCTCGCCGCGTCCCCCGGCGGCGGCCGATGA
- the crtI gene encoding phytoene desaturase family protein gives MRTLPGPTDHVVVVGAGLAGLSAALHLLGAGRAVTVVERGTGPGGRAGLIERGGYRIDTGPTVLTMPGLVEDALAAVGDKLTDRLDLIPLHPAYRARFADGSTLDVHTDADAMAAEVERLAGAREADGYRRLRHWLEKLYDAQMGRFIDANFDSPLGLLHPDLLRLAALGGLGRLDARIGSFLGDERLRRIFSFQALYAGVPPSRALAAYAVIAYMDTVAGVYFPRGGMHALPRALADAAADAGAVFRYGHEVTGLERSGRGTARVAGGGSGDRITAVVTGRGEDRERIPCDAVVLTPDLPVTYRLLGRAPRRAVPLRHSPSAVVLHAGTDRTWPGLGHHTLSFGHAWQGTFRELTRTGSLMSDPSLLITRPTATDPSLAPPGRHLHYILAPCPNTRIGPGVQDWAALGPRYRASLLTELERRGLDGIGAAIEEECLVTPADWAAEGHAAGTPFSAAHTFAQTGPFRPRNLVRGTVNAVLAGCGTTPGVGVPTVLISGKLAAARVTGAGDPRPGRARGGRRV, from the coding sequence ATGAGAACCCTCCCCGGACCCACGGACCACGTCGTCGTGGTCGGCGCCGGACTCGCCGGGCTCTCCGCCGCCCTGCACCTCCTCGGCGCCGGCCGCGCCGTCACCGTCGTGGAGCGCGGCACCGGGCCCGGCGGCCGGGCCGGGCTGATCGAACGGGGCGGCTACCGCATCGACACCGGCCCCACCGTCCTCACCATGCCCGGCCTCGTCGAGGACGCACTCGCCGCCGTCGGCGACAAACTCACCGACCGGCTCGACCTGATCCCCCTGCACCCCGCCTACCGGGCGCGGTTCGCCGACGGCAGCACCCTCGACGTCCACACCGACGCAGACGCGATGGCGGCCGAGGTCGAACGCCTCGCCGGAGCCCGCGAGGCCGACGGCTACCGGCGGCTGCGCCACTGGCTGGAGAAGCTGTACGACGCCCAGATGGGCCGCTTCATCGACGCCAACTTCGACTCACCGCTCGGCCTGCTCCACCCCGACCTGCTGCGGCTCGCCGCACTCGGCGGCCTCGGCCGGCTGGACGCCCGCATCGGGTCGTTCCTCGGCGACGAACGCCTGCGGCGGATCTTCTCCTTCCAGGCCCTGTACGCGGGGGTCCCGCCCTCCCGCGCCCTCGCCGCGTACGCCGTCATCGCCTACATGGACACCGTTGCCGGGGTCTACTTCCCGCGCGGCGGCATGCACGCCCTGCCCCGGGCCCTGGCGGACGCGGCGGCGGACGCGGGCGCCGTGTTCCGCTACGGCCACGAGGTGACCGGCCTGGAACGGTCCGGCCGCGGCACGGCACGGGTAGCGGGCGGTGGCTCCGGCGACCGGATCACCGCCGTCGTCACCGGCCGGGGCGAGGACCGGGAACGCATCCCCTGCGACGCGGTCGTCCTCACCCCCGACCTGCCCGTCACCTACCGCCTGCTCGGCCGGGCGCCCCGCCGCGCCGTACCGCTGCGCCACTCGCCGTCCGCCGTGGTGCTGCACGCGGGCACCGACCGCACCTGGCCCGGACTCGGCCACCACACCCTGTCGTTCGGACACGCCTGGCAGGGCACGTTCCGCGAACTGACCCGCACCGGGAGCCTCATGAGCGACCCCTCCCTGCTCATCACCCGCCCCACGGCCACCGACCCGTCCCTCGCGCCGCCCGGCCGCCATCTCCACTACATCCTCGCGCCCTGCCCCAACACCCGGATCGGGCCCGGCGTCCAGGACTGGGCCGCGCTCGGTCCCCGCTACCGCGCGAGCCTCCTCACCGAACTCGAACGCCGGGGACTCGACGGAATCGGCGCGGCCATCGAGGAGGAGTGCCTGGTCACCCCCGCCGACTGGGCCGCCGAGGGACACGCGGCGGGCACCCCGTTCTCCGCCGCCCACACCTTCGCCCAGACCGGGCCCTTCCGCCCCCGCAACCTGGTGCGAGGCACCGTGAACGCCGTCCTCGCCGGCTGCGGCACCACCCCCGGAGTCGGCGTCCCCACCGTCCTGATCTCCGGGAAACTCGCCGCGGCCCGCGTCACCGGCGCCGGTGACCCACGGCCCGGCCGGGCCCGGGGAGGACGGCGCGTATGA
- a CDS encoding APC family permease has protein sequence MSGTHGKKTNANRTRSAAVPGSTPLRALDAQQLRVLGSVGREWRRVSAEPEVWREALPVDPDLGALPTPAQITPARFGRVVPVSPFGPTTSRGAAPPTRTPAPPAPPGEGPTSPVPAPLRPSGAGGRVRRVLLGPALANTAIARERMRKIVALPVLSADALSSVAYGPEAMLAVLVLAGSAGLGYSIPVAATIAFLMLAIGVSYRQTIRAYPHGGGSYIVATDNLGRVPGLIAAAGLMTDYILTVAVSIAAGVAAITSAVPSLDSSAVLLGVAAIAVLLACNLRGIRQAGAIFAAPTYAFVIAMLALIAAGLSDAAGRDFHRVPPPPVDSTEALGVLLVMRAFASGATAMTGIEAISNAVPAFKPVEWRNARTTLTWMIGLLVVLFAGIVALVHLLGILPRSGETVLSQLAHHNYGSGPMYVFTQAATAAVLLLAANTAFNDFPRVLSLLARDDHAPRLFARMGDRLAFSNGIILLSVAAGLVYVAFDGRTASLIPLYAVGVFLAFTLSQSGMVVHWWRLRDRHWRKSLLFNAVGAVLSAVVLVTAGITKFTEGAWVALVAVVLFLYVTTHIRRHYDTVAAALRLQRHSIELPRRAIAPRVEVPPRSVESSRDPDHPRNPEAFARTGKAGEREEAEEVPEEIRHLTLVLIETLDRAGMRALAYAASLQQPVLVVHVSTAAHEAERFRDQWRLWGDHLPLQELLSPYRAVIAPLVNYIEALHHQRPDLTLTVILPEIVMCQRRYSALHSRTARRLRRALRPLRKVVVTTVPFHV, from the coding sequence ATGTCGGGCACTCACGGTAAGAAGACGAACGCCAACCGCACACGGAGCGCGGCCGTCCCGGGCAGCACCCCCCTCCGGGCCCTCGACGCCCAGCAACTGCGCGTGCTCGGCAGCGTCGGACGCGAATGGCGGCGGGTGTCGGCCGAACCGGAGGTGTGGCGCGAGGCGCTGCCGGTCGACCCGGACCTGGGCGCCCTGCCGACCCCGGCACAGATCACCCCCGCCCGCTTCGGCCGGGTCGTCCCGGTGTCCCCGTTCGGCCCGACCACGTCACGCGGGGCCGCGCCCCCGACCCGTACCCCCGCACCCCCCGCCCCGCCCGGCGAAGGCCCCACGTCCCCCGTGCCCGCCCCCCTCCGGCCGTCCGGAGCGGGGGGCCGCGTACGACGGGTCCTGCTGGGTCCCGCACTGGCCAACACCGCCATCGCGCGCGAGCGGATGCGCAAGATCGTCGCCCTGCCCGTCCTGTCCGCCGACGCGCTGTCCTCCGTCGCGTACGGGCCCGAGGCCATGCTCGCCGTCCTCGTCCTCGCGGGCTCGGCCGGACTCGGCTACTCGATCCCCGTCGCGGCCACCATCGCGTTCCTGATGCTGGCCATCGGCGTCTCGTACCGCCAGACCATCCGCGCCTATCCGCACGGCGGCGGCTCCTACATCGTGGCGACCGACAACCTCGGGCGCGTGCCGGGACTCATCGCCGCCGCCGGACTGATGACCGACTACATCCTGACGGTCGCCGTCTCCATCGCGGCCGGGGTCGCCGCGATCACCTCGGCCGTCCCGTCGCTCGACTCCTCCGCCGTGCTGCTCGGCGTCGCCGCCATCGCCGTCCTCCTCGCCTGCAACCTGCGCGGGATCCGGCAGGCCGGCGCCATCTTCGCCGCGCCGACCTACGCCTTCGTGATCGCGATGCTGGCCCTGATCGCCGCCGGTCTCTCCGACGCGGCCGGCCGGGACTTCCACCGGGTGCCGCCCCCGCCCGTCGACAGCACCGAAGCGCTCGGCGTGCTCCTCGTGATGCGGGCCTTCGCCTCCGGCGCCACGGCGATGACCGGCATCGAGGCGATCTCCAACGCGGTCCCGGCGTTCAAACCCGTCGAGTGGCGCAACGCCCGCACCACGCTCACCTGGATGATCGGGCTCCTGGTCGTCCTGTTCGCCGGCATCGTCGCCCTCGTCCATCTCCTCGGCATCCTCCCGAGGTCCGGCGAGACGGTCCTCTCCCAACTCGCCCACCACAACTACGGGTCGGGCCCGATGTACGTCTTCACCCAGGCGGCCACCGCCGCCGTCCTGCTCCTCGCGGCGAACACCGCCTTCAACGACTTCCCGCGCGTCCTGTCCCTGCTGGCCCGCGACGACCACGCGCCGCGCCTCTTCGCGCGGATGGGTGACCGGCTCGCCTTCAGCAACGGCATCATCCTGCTCTCGGTCGCGGCGGGCCTGGTGTACGTCGCGTTCGACGGCCGCACCGCGTCCCTCATTCCGCTGTACGCGGTCGGTGTCTTCCTCGCTTTCACCCTGTCGCAGAGCGGAATGGTGGTCCACTGGTGGCGGCTGAGGGACCGGCACTGGCGCAAGAGCCTGCTGTTCAACGCCGTCGGCGCGGTGCTGTCCGCCGTCGTCCTCGTCACCGCGGGCATCACCAAGTTCACCGAGGGCGCCTGGGTCGCGCTGGTGGCGGTCGTGCTGTTCCTGTACGTCACGACACACATCCGCCGTCATTACGACACCGTCGCCGCCGCGCTGCGCCTCCAGCGGCACTCGATCGAACTCCCGCGCCGCGCGATCGCGCCGCGCGTCGAGGTACCGCCCCGGAGCGTGGAGAGTTCGCGGGACCCGGACCACCCGAGGAACCCGGAGGCGTTCGCCCGCACCGGGAAGGCGGGGGAGCGGGAGGAGGCGGAGGAGGTGCCCGAGGAGATCCGGCACCTCACCCTCGTACTGATCGAGACACTCGACCGCGCCGGAATGCGCGCCCTCGCGTACGCCGCCTCGCTCCAGCAGCCCGTCCTCGTCGTCCACGTCAGCACCGCCGCCCACGAGGCCGAACGGTTCCGGGACCAGTGGCGGCTGTGGGGCGACCACCTGCCGCTCCAGGAACTGCTCTCCCCCTACCGCGCCGTCATCGCGCCCCTCGTCAACTACATCGAGGCACTGCACCACCAGCGGCCCGACCTCACGCTCACCGTGATCCTCCCGGAGATCGTGATGTGCCAGCGGCGCTACAGCGCCCTGCACAGCCGGACCGCCCGACGGCTGCGGCGGGCACTGCGGCCCCTGCGCAAGGTCGTGGTCACGACGGTGCCGTTCCACGTCTGA
- a CDS encoding lycopene cyclase family protein: protein MERDADVIVVGAGASGLSLAYRLCTPPPGRPLPRVTLIDAPPGPLRPPERTWCFWESGPGDYDGALGASWASLRVRGRDGTETVGRPGPFRYKMLRSGSFEALVAERLDGTGAPARVAARVDTIRDLPGDAGAEVTGVRADGSPLTLRGRWVFDSRPPRVLPPARTTLLQHFRGWFVRTERPVFDPGTADLMDFRTPQPPRGLSFGYVLPTGAREALVEYTEFSREVLNDAGYERALRNYTGRVLGLGDFEVTASEQGVIPMTDGRFARRAGRSVFRIGTAGGATRPSTGYTFAAVQRQTRAVAAAYHAGRVPAPPPAYGARATAMDAVLLRGLDSGRVDGAAFFEGLFRRVPTERLLRFLDGDTRPYEDVLIGLRTPVRPMLRTVAELPWLRRRPPGGT from the coding sequence GTGGAGCGAGACGCGGACGTGATCGTCGTCGGCGCGGGCGCGTCCGGTCTCTCCCTCGCGTACCGGCTGTGTACGCCTCCGCCCGGCCGGCCCCTTCCCCGGGTGACGCTGATCGACGCTCCCCCCGGCCCGCTGCGACCGCCCGAGCGCACCTGGTGCTTCTGGGAGAGCGGGCCCGGAGACTACGACGGGGCGCTCGGCGCCTCGTGGGCGTCGCTGCGGGTCCGGGGGCGGGACGGCACGGAGACGGTCGGGCGGCCCGGTCCCTTCCGGTACAAGATGCTGCGGTCGGGCTCCTTCGAGGCGCTGGTGGCCGAACGGCTCGACGGGACCGGCGCGCCCGCCCGGGTGGCGGCCCGGGTCGACACGATCAGGGACCTTCCGGGTGATGCCGGGGCCGAGGTGACGGGCGTGCGCGCCGACGGGAGCCCGCTGACGCTGCGGGGCCGCTGGGTGTTCGACTCGCGTCCGCCGCGTGTTCTGCCGCCCGCGCGCACGACGCTCCTCCAGCACTTCCGCGGCTGGTTCGTCCGTACGGAGCGGCCGGTGTTCGATCCCGGGACCGCCGATCTGATGGACTTCCGCACCCCGCAGCCGCCGCGCGGGCTGTCGTTCGGTTACGTCCTGCCGACGGGCGCGCGCGAGGCGCTGGTGGAGTACACCGAGTTCTCCCGCGAGGTGCTGAACGACGCGGGGTACGAGCGGGCGTTGCGGAACTACACCGGGCGGGTCCTCGGGCTGGGCGACTTTGAGGTGACCGCCTCCGAGCAGGGCGTGATTCCGATGACCGACGGCCGGTTCGCACGCCGCGCGGGCCGTTCGGTGTTCCGTATCGGCACCGCGGGCGGCGCCACCCGCCCCTCCACCGGCTACACCTTCGCCGCCGTGCAGCGCCAGACGCGGGCCGTCGCCGCCGCGTACCACGCCGGACGGGTGCCCGCGCCGCCGCCCGCGTACGGGGCGCGGGCCACGGCGATGGACGCGGTGCTGCTGCGGGGGCTGGACAGCGGGCGGGTCGACGGGGCCGCGTTCTTCGAGGGGCTGTTCCGGCGGGTGCCGACGGAGCGGCTGTTGCGGTTCCTGGACGGGGACACCCGGCCGTACGAGGACGTGCTGATCGGCCTGCGCACCCCGGTCCGGCCGATGCTGCGCACCGTCGCCGAACTGCCGTGGCTGCGACGGCGCCCGCCCGGCGGGACCTGA